One Mycolicibacter sp. MU0083 DNA window includes the following coding sequences:
- a CDS encoding PaaX family transcriptional regulator C-terminal domain-containing protein, translating to MTARSVVLSVLLGAHPASATAAELIRLTADFEIKETALRVALTRLVAAGDLVRSASGYGLSERLLARQRRQDAALNPQARHWGGAWLAVVITSIGCDARTRAALRAGLSERRFAELREGFWMRPDNIDVELGPDLSAHTRLLTARDERPAELAAKLWDLDEWSRVGHELLTAMADAEDVPGRFMVAAAMVRHLRRDPVLPPELLPADWPGSQIRRRYGEFADELTSRRDSARPLVAT from the coding sequence ATGACAGCCCGTTCCGTGGTGTTGTCGGTACTCCTGGGTGCCCACCCCGCCTCGGCCACCGCGGCCGAATTGATCCGTCTCACCGCAGATTTCGAGATCAAGGAGACCGCTCTGCGGGTGGCGTTGACCCGGCTGGTCGCCGCCGGGGACCTGGTCCGCTCGGCCAGCGGCTACGGGCTCTCCGAGCGGCTACTGGCACGTCAGCGCCGGCAGGATGCCGCACTGAACCCGCAGGCCCGGCACTGGGGTGGCGCGTGGCTGGCCGTGGTGATCACCAGCATCGGCTGCGATGCGCGTACCCGGGCGGCGTTGCGCGCGGGCCTGTCCGAGCGGCGCTTCGCCGAACTGCGTGAGGGGTTCTGGATGCGCCCGGACAACATCGACGTCGAGTTGGGCCCCGACCTGAGCGCCCACACCCGCCTGCTCACCGCGCGCGACGAGCGGCCCGCCGAACTGGCGGCCAAGCTGTGGGATCTGGACGAATGGTCGCGGGTCGGCCACGAATTGCTCACCGCCATGGCCGACGCCGAGGACGTGCCGGGCCGGTTCATGGTCGCCGCGGCGATGGTCCGCCACCTGCGCCGCGATCCGGTGCTGCCCCCCGAATTGTTGCCCGCGGACTGGCCGGGTTCCCAGATCCGCCGCCGGTACGGGGAATTCGCCGACGAACTGACCTCGCGTCGCGATTCGGCCCGGCCGCTGGTGGCGACGTGA
- a CDS encoding mycofactocin-coupled SDR family oxidoreductase, protein MSESQNHNLQGKVAFVTGAARGQGRSHAIRLAAAGCDIIAADICAPASDCITYPAATPEEFAEMVAGVEAHGRKVLARPVDVRDDAALRQLVDDGVEQFGRLDVVVANAGVLSWGRLWELTDEQWNTVIDVNLTGTWRTIRAAVPHMIEAGNGGSIVIVSSSAGLKATPGNGHYAASKHGLVGLTNTLALEVGAHGIRVNSIHPYSVDTPMIEPHLMAQIFTERPDYINSFPPMPLHPQNFMTTDQVSDVVVWLAGAGSGILTGVQIQVDKGALKY, encoded by the coding sequence GTGAGCGAGAGTCAGAATCACAATCTGCAGGGCAAGGTGGCATTCGTCACGGGTGCGGCGCGCGGCCAGGGCCGTTCGCATGCCATCCGATTGGCGGCTGCCGGTTGCGACATCATCGCCGCCGACATCTGCGCTCCGGCGTCGGATTGCATCACCTATCCGGCCGCGACCCCCGAGGAATTCGCCGAAATGGTGGCCGGTGTCGAGGCGCACGGCCGCAAGGTGCTTGCCCGGCCGGTCGACGTCCGCGACGACGCGGCGTTGCGCCAACTGGTCGACGACGGCGTCGAGCAGTTCGGCCGCCTCGATGTGGTGGTGGCCAACGCCGGCGTGCTGAGCTGGGGCCGGCTCTGGGAGCTCACCGACGAGCAGTGGAACACCGTCATCGACGTGAACCTGACCGGTACCTGGCGCACCATCCGGGCGGCGGTGCCGCACATGATCGAGGCCGGCAACGGCGGGTCGATCGTGATCGTCAGCTCCTCGGCCGGCCTGAAGGCCACCCCCGGCAACGGGCACTACGCGGCCAGCAAGCACGGCCTGGTGGGCCTGACCAACACGCTGGCGCTGGAGGTCGGTGCGCACGGCATCCGGGTCAACTCGATCCACCCATACTCGGTGGACACCCCGATGATCGAGCCGCACCTGATGGCCCAGATCTTCACCGAGCGGCCGGATTACATCAATTCCTTCCCCCCGATGCCGCTGCACCCGCAGAACTTCATGACCACTGACCAGGTCTCCGACGTCGTGGTTTGGTTGGCGGGTGCGGGTTCTGGAATCCTGACGGGAGTCCAGATCCAGGTCGACAAGGGCGCGCTCAAGTACTGA
- a CDS encoding NAD(P)/FAD-dependent oxidoreductase — MVPDKGIVIVGGGLAAVRTAEELRREEYSGPITIVSDETRPPYDRPPLTKEVLRGERDETTLEPPEFYAEHDITLRLGCGARGVDTAAQTVTLADGTVLGYDHLVIATGLVPRRIPSFGDLDGIRVVRSFDDSLALRADAAAAGRAVVIGAGFIGCEAAASLRKLGVEVVLVEPQPTPLASVLGEQIGELVARLHRANGVDVRSGIGVAEVRGSGRVETVVLSDGTELAADLVVLGVGSRPATEWLDGCGIDLDNGVLCDAAGRTSAANVWSVGDVAFWRGRDGHQVRVEHWSNVVTQVRVMVPTLLGKESLHDVAVPSYFWSDQYDVKIQCLGEPEPTDTVHLVEDDGHKFLAYYERNGALAGVVGAGRPGKVMGARAKIIAGAPIAEVLAP, encoded by the coding sequence GTGGTGCCCGACAAGGGGATCGTCATTGTCGGCGGCGGCCTGGCGGCTGTGCGCACGGCGGAGGAATTGCGGCGCGAAGAGTACTCGGGACCGATCACGATCGTCTCCGACGAGACCCGCCCGCCCTATGACCGGCCGCCGCTGACCAAAGAGGTGCTGCGCGGCGAGCGGGACGAGACCACGCTGGAGCCGCCGGAGTTCTACGCCGAGCACGACATCACCCTGCGGCTGGGTTGCGGCGCCCGCGGCGTCGACACCGCGGCGCAGACCGTGACGCTGGCCGACGGCACCGTGCTCGGCTACGACCATCTGGTGATCGCCACCGGCCTGGTGCCGCGACGCATCCCCAGCTTCGGCGACCTCGACGGCATCCGGGTGGTGCGGTCCTTCGACGACAGCCTGGCGCTGCGCGCCGACGCCGCCGCGGCGGGCCGCGCGGTGGTGATCGGCGCCGGCTTCATCGGCTGCGAGGCGGCCGCCAGCCTGCGCAAGCTGGGCGTGGAGGTGGTGCTGGTCGAACCGCAGCCGACCCCGCTGGCGTCGGTGCTGGGCGAGCAGATCGGCGAGCTGGTGGCCCGGCTGCACCGGGCCAACGGTGTCGACGTCCGCAGTGGAATCGGCGTCGCCGAGGTCCGCGGCAGCGGGCGGGTGGAGACCGTGGTGCTCTCCGACGGCACCGAACTGGCCGCCGATCTGGTGGTGCTCGGCGTCGGCTCGCGGCCGGCCACCGAATGGCTGGACGGCTGCGGCATCGACCTGGACAACGGGGTGCTGTGCGACGCCGCCGGGCGCACCAGTGCGGCCAACGTGTGGTCGGTCGGTGACGTGGCGTTCTGGCGCGGTCGCGACGGGCACCAGGTGCGCGTCGAGCACTGGAGCAACGTCGTCACGCAGGTGCGGGTGATGGTCCCGACGTTGCTGGGCAAGGAGTCCCTGCACGACGTGGCGGTGCCGTCGTACTTCTGGAGCGACCAGTACGACGTGAAGATCCAATGCCTGGGCGAGCCGGAGCCCACCGACACCGTGCACCTCGTCGAGGACGACGGGCACAAGTTCCTGGCCTACTACGAGCGCAACGGGGCGTTGGCCGGTGTGGTCGGCGCGGGTCGCCCCGGCAAGGTGATGGGCGCGCGCGCCAAGATCATCGCCGGCGCCCCGATCGCCGAGGTCCTCGCCCCGTAG
- a CDS encoding DUF3060 domain-containing protein, translating into MSRGHRLSLRSFSAAGLALLAIVAVGCQSEAPHRSARLSKNYDGRFANTISYESFGTTAAVDCADGKSLDVAGSNNTLTVRGRCEAVSVMGADNRITVDHIAKKLTLTGFHNSVTYRGGDPTVDDRGSSNTVVDKR; encoded by the coding sequence GTGAGCCGCGGTCACCGCCTGAGCCTCCGCTCGTTCTCGGCCGCCGGCCTGGCATTGCTGGCGATCGTCGCCGTCGGCTGCCAATCGGAGGCACCGCACCGATCTGCGCGGCTGTCGAAGAACTACGACGGGCGATTCGCCAACACCATCAGCTACGAATCGTTCGGCACCACCGCCGCGGTGGACTGCGCCGACGGCAAGTCGCTGGATGTGGCCGGCTCGAACAACACGTTGACGGTGCGGGGCCGCTGCGAGGCGGTGAGCGTGATGGGCGCCGATAACCGGATCACCGTGGACCACATCGCCAAGAAGTTGACCCTCACCGGTTTTCACAACTCGGTCACCTACCGTGGCGGTGACCCGACGGTCGACGATCGCGGGTCGAGCAACACCGTCGTCGACAAGCGCTGA
- a CDS encoding crotonase/enoyl-CoA hydratase family protein, producing MTDAVRVERSGPVTTVILDRPHARNAVDGPTAAALYRAFDEFDRDDSASVAVLWGDHGTFCAGADLKALGTPNANQTHRSGPGPMGPTRMMLSKPVIAAVSGYAVAGGLELALWCDMRVVESDAVFGVFCRRWGVPLIDGGTVRLPRLIGQSRAMDMILTGRPVDAAEAQAIGLANRVVPTGQARAAAEQLAGELAELPQGCLRADRLSALRQWGMSESQAMDQEFKSIEQVSHEALSGARRFSAGAGRHGAKA from the coding sequence GTGACCGACGCGGTACGGGTGGAGCGCAGCGGTCCGGTCACCACGGTGATCCTGGACCGCCCGCACGCCCGCAACGCCGTCGACGGCCCCACCGCCGCCGCACTGTACCGCGCCTTCGATGAATTCGACCGCGACGATTCGGCATCGGTGGCGGTGCTGTGGGGAGATCACGGAACCTTCTGCGCGGGAGCAGATCTCAAAGCGCTCGGTACGCCGAATGCCAATCAGACGCACCGCAGCGGGCCGGGGCCGATGGGGCCGACGCGAATGATGTTGTCCAAGCCCGTGATCGCCGCGGTGAGCGGGTACGCGGTGGCCGGCGGACTGGAGTTGGCGCTCTGGTGCGACATGCGGGTGGTCGAGTCCGATGCGGTGTTCGGCGTGTTCTGCCGGCGCTGGGGCGTGCCGCTCATCGACGGCGGCACGGTGCGATTGCCCCGGCTGATCGGCCAGAGCCGCGCCATGGACATGATCCTCACCGGTCGGCCGGTGGATGCCGCCGAGGCGCAGGCGATCGGGCTGGCCAACCGGGTGGTGCCCACCGGGCAGGCCCGCGCGGCGGCCGAGCAACTGGCCGGTGAGCTCGCCGAACTGCCCCAGGGCTGTCTGCGCGCCGACCGGCTGTCGGCCCTGCGGCAATGGGGGATGAGCGAATCGCAGGCGATGGACCAGGAATTCAAGAGCATCGAACAGGTGTCGCACGAGGCGTTGAGCGGTGCCCGCCGATTCTCCGCCGGGGCCGGCCGACACGGTGCCAAAGCCTGA
- the fusA gene encoding elongation factor G — protein MAQDVLTDLNKVRNIGIMAHIDAGKTTTTERILFYTGVNYKLGETHDGASTTDWMEQEQERGITITSAAVTCFWNQNQINIIDTPGHVDFTVEVERSLRVLDGAVAVFDGKEGVEPQSEQVWRQADKYDVPRICFVNKMDKLGADFYFTVRTIEERLGARPLVIQLPIGAENDFEGIVDLVEMNAKVWRGDTKLGESYETIEIPADLADKAAEYRTALLETVAETDEALLEKYLGGEELSVEEIKGGIRKLTVTSELYPVLCGSAFKNKGVQPMLDAVIDYLPSPLDVESVQGHVPGKEDEIISRKPSIDEPFSALAFKIAVHPFFGKLTYVRVYSGKVDSGAQVVNSTKGKKERLGKLFQMHSNKENPVDTVSAGHIYAVIGLKDTTTGDTLCDPNKQIVLESMTFPAPVIEVAIEPKTKSDQEKLGLAIQKLAEEDPTFKVHLDQETGQTVIGGMGELHLDILVDRMRREFKVEANVGKPQVAYKETIRKKVEKVEYTHKKQTGGSGQFAKVLIDVEPFTGEDGATYEFENKVTGGRVPREYIPAVDAGAQDAMQYGVLAGYPLVNIKVTLTDGQYHDVDSSEMAFKVAGSQALKKAAAAAQPVILEPIMAVEVTTPEDYMGDVIGDLNSRRGQIQAMEERSGARVVKAQVPLSEMFGYVGDLRSKTQGRANYSMVFDSYAEVPAQVAKEIIAKATGE, from the coding sequence GTGGCACAGGATGTGCTAACCGACCTGAACAAGGTCCGCAACATCGGCATCATGGCGCACATCGATGCCGGTAAGACCACGACGACCGAGCGCATCCTGTTCTACACCGGCGTCAACTACAAGCTCGGTGAGACGCACGACGGTGCGTCCACCACCGACTGGATGGAGCAGGAGCAGGAGCGCGGCATCACCATCACCTCCGCCGCGGTGACCTGTTTCTGGAACCAGAACCAGATCAACATCATCGACACCCCGGGTCACGTCGACTTCACCGTCGAGGTGGAGCGCTCGCTGCGGGTGCTCGACGGTGCGGTCGCCGTCTTCGACGGCAAAGAGGGCGTGGAGCCGCAGTCCGAGCAGGTGTGGCGGCAGGCCGACAAGTACGACGTGCCCCGGATCTGCTTCGTCAACAAGATGGACAAGCTCGGTGCGGACTTCTACTTCACCGTGCGCACCATCGAGGAGCGTCTCGGTGCGCGTCCGCTGGTGATCCAGCTGCCGATCGGTGCCGAGAACGACTTCGAGGGCATCGTCGACCTGGTCGAGATGAACGCCAAGGTGTGGCGCGGCGACACCAAGCTCGGTGAGTCCTACGAGACCATCGAGATCCCGGCCGACCTGGCCGACAAGGCCGCCGAATACCGGACCGCGCTGCTGGAGACCGTCGCCGAGACCGACGAGGCACTGCTGGAGAAGTACCTCGGCGGTGAGGAGCTCTCGGTCGAGGAGATCAAGGGCGGCATCCGCAAGCTGACGGTCACCTCCGAGCTGTACCCGGTGCTGTGCGGCAGCGCGTTCAAGAACAAGGGTGTCCAGCCGATGCTGGACGCGGTGATCGACTACCTGCCGTCGCCGCTGGACGTCGAGTCCGTGCAGGGCCACGTGCCCGGCAAGGAAGACGAGATCATCAGCCGCAAGCCCAGCATCGACGAGCCGTTCTCGGCGCTGGCGTTCAAGATCGCGGTGCACCCGTTCTTCGGCAAGCTGACCTACGTCCGGGTGTACTCGGGCAAGGTCGACTCCGGTGCGCAGGTGGTCAACTCGACCAAGGGCAAGAAGGAGCGGCTGGGCAAGCTGTTCCAGATGCACTCCAACAAGGAGAACCCGGTCGACACGGTCTCCGCCGGCCACATCTATGCGGTGATCGGCCTGAAGGACACCACCACCGGTGACACGCTCTGCGACCCGAACAAGCAGATCGTGCTGGAGTCGATGACGTTCCCGGCGCCGGTCATCGAGGTGGCCATCGAGCCCAAGACCAAGAGCGACCAGGAGAAGCTGGGCCTGGCCATCCAGAAGCTGGCCGAAGAGGACCCGACCTTCAAGGTTCACCTCGACCAGGAGACCGGCCAGACCGTGATCGGCGGCATGGGCGAGCTGCACCTGGACATCCTGGTGGACCGCATGCGCCGCGAGTTCAAGGTCGAGGCCAACGTCGGCAAGCCGCAGGTGGCCTACAAGGAGACCATCCGCAAGAAGGTCGAGAAGGTCGAGTACACCCACAAGAAGCAGACGGGTGGCTCGGGCCAGTTCGCCAAGGTCCTCATCGACGTCGAGCCGTTCACCGGTGAAGACGGAGCGACCTACGAGTTCGAGAACAAGGTCACCGGTGGCCGCGTCCCCCGCGAGTACATCCCCGCGGTCGACGCCGGCGCCCAGGACGCCATGCAGTACGGCGTGCTGGCCGGCTACCCGCTGGTCAATATCAAGGTCACCCTGACCGATGGTCAGTACCACGACGTCGACTCCTCCGAGATGGCGTTCAAGGTTGCCGGATCGCAGGCGCTGAAGAAGGCCGCCGCGGCCGCTCAGCCGGTGATCCTGGAACCGATCATGGCCGTCGAGGTCACCACGCCCGAGGACTACATGGGCGACGTGATCGGCGACCTGAACTCCCGCCGTGGTCAGATCCAGGCCATGGAGGAGCGCAGCGGTGCGCGTGTCGTCAAGGCGCAGGTGCCGCTGTCGGAGATGTTCGGCTACGTCGGAGACCTGCGGTCGAAGACCCAGGGCCGGGCGAACTACTCCATGGTGTTCGACTCCTACGCCGAAGTGCCGGCGCAGGTGGCGAAGGAGATTATCGCGAAGGCAACGGGCGAGTAA
- a CDS encoding TetR/AcrR family transcriptional regulator, with protein MSARPDPPAAGGRSRANGRSGARQVKLSRDGIVNAALNFLDREGWDALTINALATQLGTKGPSLYNHVHSLSDLRRAMRMRVIEDILEMLTQVGQGRERDDAVLAMAGAYRSYAHHHPGRYSAFTRMPLGGDDPEYTAAATRAAAPVMEVLGSYGLEGERAFHAALEFWAAMHGFVLLEMTGVMDDVDTDSVFSDMVRRLASAMDSRTG; from the coding sequence ATGTCAGCTCGACCAGACCCGCCTGCCGCGGGCGGTCGCTCGCGCGCCAACGGCAGATCCGGTGCGCGCCAGGTCAAGCTGAGCCGCGACGGAATCGTCAACGCCGCACTGAACTTCCTGGATCGCGAGGGCTGGGACGCCCTGACCATCAACGCGTTGGCCACTCAACTGGGCACCAAGGGGCCGTCGCTGTACAACCACGTGCACAGCCTCAGCGATCTGCGTCGCGCCATGCGGATGCGGGTGATCGAGGACATCCTGGAGATGCTCACCCAAGTCGGCCAGGGGCGCGAACGCGACGACGCCGTGTTGGCCATGGCCGGCGCCTACCGCAGTTATGCCCACCACCATCCGGGTCGCTATTCGGCGTTCACCCGGATGCCGCTGGGTGGCGACGATCCGGAGTACACCGCGGCGGCGACCCGCGCCGCCGCACCGGTCATGGAGGTCCTGGGGTCCTACGGACTCGAAGGTGAGCGGGCGTTTCACGCGGCCCTGGAGTTCTGGGCGGCCATGCACGGATTCGTCCTGCTGGAGATGACCGGTGTGATGGACGACGTGGATACCGACTCGGTATTCAGCGACATGGTGCGCAGGCTGGCGTCGGCGATGGACAGTCGCACCGGGTAG
- a CDS encoding DUF3060 domain-containing protein, protein MKWTALAAVLVGFAAGSLGSAASAGAVPGDIHIYGVHETHTLDCDGGTLFINGVNLTVHAMGTCWAVTTQGSQNTVIAETILNDVTVYGNDTTVYYHNGDPLLFDRGRELGMTNRLQRVPA, encoded by the coding sequence ATGAAATGGACCGCGTTGGCTGCCGTGCTGGTGGGCTTTGCCGCCGGTTCACTGGGGAGCGCCGCGAGCGCGGGGGCCGTTCCCGGTGACATCCACATCTACGGGGTCCACGAGACGCACACGCTGGACTGCGACGGCGGGACGCTGTTCATCAACGGGGTGAACCTGACCGTGCACGCGATGGGCACCTGCTGGGCGGTGACCACCCAGGGTTCGCAGAACACCGTGATCGCCGAGACCATCCTCAACGACGTCACCGTCTACGGCAACGACACCACCGTCTACTACCACAACGGTGACCCGTTGCTGTTCGACCGCGGGCGCGAGCTGGGGATGACCAACCGGCTCCAACGCGTACCGGCGTGA
- a CDS encoding phosphotransferase family protein translates to MGEAHGPRPDEAALGRWLDANDAPGHGERPVLESLTGGSQNTLYRLRRGDATMVLRMPGARADAARIDGLRREIRLVRALSGTDVPHAQLIAADDTGELLGAPFYVMAEVQGWNSTGNAWPAPFDTDLQARRGLAFELVEGAARLGRVDWRAQGLEGFGRPDGFHERQVDRWLAFLDSYKVRELPGLDDAADWLRRNRPAHYTPGIMHGDYQFANVMYGHGAPAKLVAIIDWEMTTIGDPLLDLAWALLGYDGENPRTQGYYADLNGMPTRSELLERYEQVSGLSTENIDYYLVLANWKLGIVLEKTYAASVTGDKVDPKIAAAMGPMIPQLIAAAADLARSLPTKGA, encoded by the coding sequence ATGGGTGAAGCGCACGGTCCCCGTCCCGACGAGGCCGCCCTGGGCCGCTGGCTCGACGCCAACGATGCCCCCGGCCACGGCGAACGGCCGGTCCTGGAGTCGTTGACCGGCGGCTCGCAGAACACCCTCTACCGGCTGCGCCGCGGCGACGCCACCATGGTGCTGCGGATGCCCGGGGCGCGGGCCGACGCCGCCCGCATCGACGGACTGCGCCGCGAGATCCGACTGGTGCGCGCACTGTCGGGCACCGACGTCCCGCACGCGCAGTTGATCGCCGCCGACGACACCGGCGAACTCCTCGGTGCACCGTTCTACGTGATGGCCGAGGTGCAGGGCTGGAACTCGACCGGCAACGCCTGGCCGGCGCCGTTCGACACCGACCTGCAGGCCCGCCGCGGCCTGGCCTTCGAACTCGTCGAGGGCGCCGCCCGGCTGGGCCGGGTGGACTGGCGGGCCCAGGGGCTGGAAGGATTCGGCCGCCCGGACGGATTCCACGAGCGGCAGGTCGACCGGTGGCTGGCCTTCCTGGACAGCTACAAGGTGCGCGAACTGCCCGGCCTGGACGACGCCGCGGACTGGCTGCGCCGCAACCGGCCGGCGCACTACACCCCGGGCATCATGCACGGCGACTACCAGTTCGCCAACGTCATGTACGGCCACGGCGCCCCGGCGAAACTGGTCGCGATCATCGACTGGGAGATGACCACCATCGGCGACCCCCTGCTGGACCTGGCCTGGGCGCTGCTGGGCTATGACGGCGAAAACCCGCGCACGCAAGGCTATTACGCCGACCTCAACGGCATGCCGACCCGCTCGGAGCTGCTGGAACGCTACGAGCAGGTCAGCGGGCTGTCCACGGAGAACATCGACTACTACCTGGTGCTGGCCAACTGGAAGCTCGGGATCGTGCTGGAGAAGACCTACGCCGCCTCGGTCACCGGCGATAAGGTCGACCCGAAGATCGCCGCCGCGATGGGTCCGATGATCCCGCAGTTGATCGCCGCGGCCGCCGATCTCGCGCGCTCGCTGCCCACGAAGGGGGCCTGA
- the rpsL gene encoding 30S ribosomal protein S12, producing MPTIQQLVRKGRRDKVAKVKTAALKGSPQRRGVCTRVYTTTPKKPNSALRKVARVKLTSQVEVTAYIPGEGHNLQEHSMVLVRGGRVKDLPGVRYKIIRGSLDTQGVKNRKQARSRYGAKKEKS from the coding sequence ATGCCAACCATTCAGCAGCTGGTCCGCAAGGGTCGCCGCGACAAGGTCGCCAAGGTTAAGACCGCGGCCCTCAAGGGCAGCCCGCAGCGTCGGGGCGTGTGCACCCGCGTGTACACCACCACTCCGAAGAAGCCGAACTCGGCGCTTCGCAAGGTGGCCCGCGTCAAGCTGACCAGCCAGGTGGAGGTGACCGCCTACATCCCGGGTGAGGGTCACAACCTGCAGGAGCACTCGATGGTGCTGGTGCGTGGCGGCCGTGTGAAGGACCTGCCCGGTGTGCGCTACAAGATCATCCGCGGCTCGCTGGACACCCAGGGAGTCAAGAACCGCAAGCAGGCCCGCAGCCGCTACGGCGCCAAGAAGGAGAAGAGCTAA
- the tuf gene encoding elongation factor Tu, translating to MAKAKFERTKPHVNIGTIGHVDHGKTTTTAAITKVLHDKFPDLNESRAFDQIDNAPEERQRGITINISHVEYQTDKRHYAHVDAPGHADYIKNMITGAAQMDGAILVVAATDGPMPQTREHVLLARQVGVPYILVALNKADMVDDEELLELVEMEVRELLASQDFDEDAPVIPISALKALEGDPKWVKSVEDLMQAVDDSIPDPVRETDKPFLMPVEDVFTITGRGTVVTGRIERGVINVNEEVEIVGIRPETTKTTVTGVEMFRKLLDQGQAGDNVGLLIRGIKREDVERGQVVVKPGTTTPHTEFEGSVYILSKDEGGRHTPFFNNYRPQFYFRTTDVTGVVTLPEGTEMVMPGDNTEMSVKLIQPIAMDEGLRFAIREGGRTVGAGRVTKINK from the coding sequence GTGGCGAAGGCGAAGTTCGAGCGGACGAAGCCGCACGTCAACATCGGGACCATCGGTCACGTTGACCACGGCAAGACCACCACGACTGCAGCGATCACCAAGGTTCTGCACGACAAGTTCCCGGACCTGAACGAATCGCGTGCATTCGACCAGATCGACAACGCACCCGAAGAGCGTCAGCGCGGTATCACGATCAACATCTCCCACGTGGAGTACCAGACCGACAAGCGCCACTACGCGCACGTCGACGCCCCGGGTCACGCCGACTACATCAAGAACATGATCACCGGTGCGGCCCAGATGGACGGCGCCATCCTGGTGGTCGCCGCCACCGACGGCCCGATGCCGCAGACCCGCGAGCACGTGCTGCTGGCCCGTCAGGTCGGCGTCCCCTACATCCTGGTGGCGCTGAACAAGGCCGACATGGTCGACGACGAGGAGCTCCTCGAGCTCGTCGAGATGGAGGTCCGGGAGCTGCTGGCTTCGCAGGACTTCGACGAGGACGCCCCGGTCATCCCGATCTCGGCGCTCAAGGCGCTCGAGGGTGACCCGAAGTGGGTCAAGTCCGTCGAGGACCTGATGCAGGCCGTCGACGACTCCATCCCGGACCCGGTGCGTGAGACCGACAAGCCGTTCCTGATGCCGGTCGAGGACGTGTTCACCATCACCGGTCGTGGCACCGTGGTGACCGGTCGTATCGAGCGTGGCGTGATCAACGTCAACGAAGAGGTCGAGATCGTCGGCATCCGCCCGGAGACCACCAAGACCACGGTCACCGGTGTCGAGATGTTCCGCAAGCTGCTCGACCAGGGCCAGGCCGGTGACAACGTCGGTCTGCTGATCCGCGGTATCAAGCGTGAGGACGTCGAGCGTGGCCAGGTTGTGGTCAAGCCCGGCACCACCACCCCGCACACCGAGTTCGAGGGCAGCGTCTACATCCTGTCCAAGGACGAGGGCGGCCGCCACACGCCGTTCTTCAACAACTACCGTCCGCAGTTCTACTTCCGCACCACCGACGTGACCGGTGTGGTGACCCTGCCGGAGGGTACCGAGATGGTGATGCCCGGTGACAACACCGAGATGAGCGTGAAGCTGATCCAGCCGATCGCCATGGACGAGGGTCTGCGGTTCGCCATCCGTGAGGGTGGTCGTACCGTCGGCGCCGGCCGCGTTACCAAGATCAACAAGTAG
- the rpsG gene encoding 30S ribosomal protein S7, producing the protein MPRKGPAPKRPLVNDPVYGSQLVTQLVNKVLLDGKKSLAERIVYGALEQAREKTGTDPVVTLKRAMDNVKPALEVRSRRVGGATYQVPVEVRAERSTTLALRWLVSFSRARREKTMIERLANEILDASNGLGAAVKRREDTHKMAEANRAFAHYRW; encoded by the coding sequence ATGCCGCGCAAGGGCCCCGCACCCAAGCGTCCGCTGGTCAACGACCCGGTCTACGGATCGCAGCTGGTCACCCAGCTGGTCAACAAGGTGCTGCTGGACGGTAAGAAGTCGCTGGCCGAGCGCATCGTCTACGGCGCCCTGGAGCAGGCCCGCGAGAAGACCGGCACCGACCCCGTCGTGACGCTCAAGCGCGCCATGGACAACGTCAAGCCGGCCCTCGAGGTCCGCAGCCGCCGCGTCGGTGGTGCCACCTACCAGGTGCCGGTCGAGGTGCGCGCCGAGCGCTCCACCACGCTGGCGCTGCGCTGGCTCGTGAGCTTCTCGCGGGCCCGCCGGGAGAAGACCATGATCGAGCGCCTGGCCAACGAGATCCTGGACGCCAGCAACGGTCTGGGTGCCGCCGTGAAGCGGCGCGAAGACACCCACAAGATGGCCGAGGCCAACCGGGCGTTCGCGCACTACCGCTGGTGA